Within the Sparus aurata unplaced genomic scaffold, fSpaAur1.1, whole genome shotgun sequence genome, the region aggagaagttccctgtgacgtctgcactggaaccaaactgaaggccctgaagtcctgcctggtgtgtctggcctcctactgtgagactcacctggagcctcatctgacaatgtcaggcctgaaaagacatcagctgatcgaccctgtggagaacctggaagacaggatgtgtacgaagcacgataaactgctggagctgttctgtaagaccgaccagatgtgtgtctgcatgctctgcacCTATTCAGAccacaagacacatgatgttgttcctctgaaagaagaatatgaaggaaagaaggccgAGCTGGGGAAGAGAGacgctgaaattcagcagatgatccagaagagacgactgaagattgaggagatgaagtgctcagtggagctcagtaagaaagatgcagacagagagatagcagctggtgttcaggtcttcagcgctctgaaggagtctgttgagagaagccaggccgagctcatcgacaccatcaaagagaagcagagagagacagagaaacaggctgaaggcttcatcaaagagctggaacaggaaatctctgagctgaagaagagaagctctgaggtggagcagctctcacagtctgaagaccacctccacctcctccaaagcttcccatcactgaacgctgctccacccaccaaggactggacaggagtcagcgtccgtccaccttcatatgaggggactgtggtgagagctgtgaatcagctggaggagacgctcagtaaacagatgaaggaggccgagctgaagagggtccagcagtatgcagtggatgtgacactcgatcctgatacagcacatcctgaactcatcctatctgatgatggaaaacaagtatATGATAGTGATGTGAAGAAGAATCTCccagacaacccagagagatttgataCTTGTGCCTGTGTCTTAGCAAAGCAAagtttctcttcaggaagattttattatgaggttcaagttaaagagaagactAAGTGGACtttaggagtggccagagagtcgatcaacaggaagggacCAATCATACTGACTCCTCAGAATGGTTACTGGATGATATGTTTGAGGAATAAATATGAGTGCAACGTTTTTGCTGACCCTCCAGTCCGTCTCTTTCTGGAGTGTcggcctgagaaggtgggggtgtttgtggattatgaggagggtctggtctccttttatgacgttgatgctgcagctcttatctactcctttactggctgctgcttcactcagaaactctacccATACTTCAGTCCATGTGTTAATGATGgtggtaaaaactctgctcctctgatcatctctcctgtcaatcacactgagtagaacaaacatttgattttttacAGAAAGATTCACATTATGTAATGGAATTAATGTACatcctcaatttcattgtaccctcctgtacaatgacgattaagactattctattctatttattGTTGATGTGATATGGTTTGTTTCAGACTCTGATcaatgtgattttattgtttttactataaatgtttttctttgtgtcacatTGATTTTTAGCATAGCAACTCACCAGTATTACCACATTCATTGATATTATCTAAtgtagttttatttattctaataACTGCATGACTATTATATTATCAGAAAACACTGTACTCAGAATTATGAAGCAATCATGTTTTGAATTCAACCATTTTATTGTCTGATCAGTGTAATCATAAGACGAGTTGCATCCttacaaaacatttataaatgagaaaaagttatttgattttttaaaaaacaaataaaacagaaaatgcaaaaaagaacACATTCTTGTGTCtgattgattatttagtttgtcattgatatcaacagctgatgtttctaatgacgaccaaatcatgtgattaaaaacaccatcagctgttctcagactgaCTTGAGCTGACGAGCTCcaatcctccatcacacctgagaCAGCTGGTAGTGTGAGATGATTTCATGTTATTGAAGGTTtgattgaagcttaattggcgaagtttcaggagcaggaccacacctcaacagcgcctactatccgcatttctataaataaccacctgaccctctcctctgcttctctctcgtattctgcgctctcgcacccagaaacgagatcaggatcaccattcacacttcgtatcactatccccgtgggacgatctttcagacgagatcaggatcaccattcatctgaagccgacaactttcccgtcacctccgtacccgagaCCCTGATTCCAGTGGCCCTACAGCCGGCTAGGGCGCGAGCGagtccgaagagcaccaacttcgtctcatccatggttcgcatcccgcctggttcatctctcctcaacatccaagattatcatagttcgtcCGACGACTttcccgtgtctcccagcccacctccttccgcagcaaagagaggatgaggaaattccggaacagaaagtcaccgtcgctgcagttcgccacagttcgccgactccttcacctccaagaagcaAAGCTtcccgccatcgttccgccaacaccggccgaacaactcgctGGTCtcaacgtctccacgctccggtgagttcccccgaccggctttcatcttctacagtcaccgattggacagtagccactccccagaaaactttaaacgacaaatgaattctgtttcaccgaatggactataaagccaaactttctccacacgcgTGGTGTGCTTCTTCcttcaacaccagctctcttccgggtgacgtcatcacgcgcacgcaacacaccgcgacgtcgacgctcctgttaaaagggacagtacaattaaatactacagcccaaagacagcagaaagctcatagacaacagaaagtgcagcagcaaatgtggagacagagatcctcagccagatcaaatgactctagagtttctgctaccacctctcgtcatcactccactccaaagggagtgcccagatggatttcaggaccttccaatccccatcaggattttcatcatcgacaccagcaacctacaacatggtgcccactgccatccagttccagccaccacaacagccaatctttgaaaaaaaaaaaataaataaaataaaaaataaaaataataataaactcatggctgctcgttccgttaacaccagatcgcttccaggtgacgtcatcacgcacagccctacaggcagtgacgtctacgctcttgttaaagggacagtacaatcaaataacacagcccaaagaaaacaaagagcagcagcaaaagcagagacagagatcctctgccagatcaaacaactccagagtttccgctaccacttctcgcatcactacactccagagggagcgcccagatggattccaggaccctccaacttctatcaggattatcgTCATCAGCTACAGCATCCTCCAACCTCAggggcaaacgccacagtgcccaccgccatccagttacagccatcaccgcagctaaactttgcgggggctcctggcacagggatgccagtgccccctactgcccactgctaacaaccacagcagcctgtttcagcagaggctcctggcaccgggatgccagcgccctctgcttcctgtgtccagcaaccacagcagctcgcttcaaccggggctccggtctgtatataaaaattactgtcaattcttgcactacatcatgtgtatatacgtcgatttgattctattttcttcccctttttaattatagtgtctattctattgtctattttgctattgcgctgttctcgtaatattctgctgcgacaaacaaatttccccgtctgcgggacattaaaggattctgattctgattctgatcctggcaccgagatgccagcaccctctgcttcctgtttggagcaaccacagcagcttgcttcaactagggctcctggcaccgagatgccagcgccctctgcttcctgtgtccagcaaccacagcagctcgcttcaaccggggctcctggcaccgagatgccagcgccctctgcttcctgtttccagcaaccacagcagctcgcttcaaccgctccggtctgtatattaaaaaattaccgtccattcttgcactacatcatgtaaatacatatacacatcgattcgattcgattttctttctctttttaattatagagtctattctattatctattttgttattgctctgttctcgtaatattctgccgctgcgacaaacaaatttccccgtctgcgggacattaaaggattctgattctgattctgatccctgcaccgagatgccagagccctctgctttctgtttccagcaaccacagcagctcgcttcaatcggggctcctggcaccgagatgccagcgccccctgcttcccgtttcaagcaaccacagcagcttgatcaaccgggcctcccggcaccgagatgccagcgccccctgcttccgtttcaagcaaccacagcagcttgatcaaccggggctcccggcaccgagatgccagcaccccctgcttcccgtttcaagcaaccacagcagctcgcttcaactggggctcctggcaccgagatgccagctacccctgcttcctgtttcaagcaaccacagctcctcgcttcaaccagggctcctggcaccgagatgccagcgccctctggcgcctatttccagcaaccacagcagatt harbors:
- the LOC115577846 gene encoding E3 ubiquitin-protein ligase TRIM39-like → MSAASCLLTEDQFLCSICLDVFTDPVSTPCGHNFCKTCITQHWDKNDKCQCPNCKKTFNTRPELQVNTFISEMAAHSSEQQVSKPGEVPCDVCTGTKLKALKSCLVCLASYCETHLEPHLTMSGLKRHQLIDPVENLEDRMCTKHDKLLELFCKTDQMCVCMLCTYSDHKTHDVVPLKEEYEGKKAELGKRDAEIQQMIQKRRLKIEEMKCSVELSKKDADREIAAGVQVFSALKESVERSQAELIDTIKEKQRETEKQAEGFIKELEQEISELKKRSSEVEQLSQSEDHLHLLQSFPSLNAAPPTKDWTGVSVRPPSYEGTVVRAVNQLEETLSKQMKEAELKRVQQYAVDVTLDPDTAHPELILSDDGKQVYDSDVKKNLPDNPERFDTCACVLAKQSFSSGRFYYEVQVKEKTKWTLGVARESINRKGPIILTPQNGYWMICLRNKYECNVFADPPVRLFLECRPEKVGVFVDYEEGLVSFYDVDAAALIYSFTGCCFTQKLYPYFSPCVNDGGKNSAPLIISPVNHTE